A stretch of Rhododendron vialii isolate Sample 1 chromosome 4a, ASM3025357v1 DNA encodes these proteins:
- the LOC131322496 gene encoding UPF0496 protein At3g19330-like isoform X2, translated as MLHCVIPSLSKRRQNPNSSLPSLQGSSAEDTPSSSAQPSPTINLTSEYTLAIQTTSYSEIWSRIHPNDPSYEGHLGEGEALEEHQSLEQILNPSRECVDKALQHARPTTLTHLVSTYFDHSENTSHLCLILHDSVRQARLTYHNLHNLLDVLPLDSDPNSLTQSQCDWAFDIFLKFDRLDNPFPCPDSHNFRDMRHCFSQLNDQLHRRLCKSRSRVRLLRRATTCSTVCLIGTAVNVCLTAMAIASHALIALVAGTLLPAVLPSKITKKEMVHMAQLDAVAKGTYVLHNDLDTIDRLVERLYTAVEGDKFLIRLGLERGNDRHPIHEIAKQLQKNHLNFLSQLMDLEEHICLCFAAINRARSLLLEGIHLHKSHNCN; from the coding sequence GAAGTTCAGCTGAAGATACACCGAGTTCAAGCGCTCAACCCTCTCCCACCATCAATCTCACAAGCGAATACACCCTTGCCATCCAGACAACTTCCTACAGCGAGATATGGTCTAGAATCCATCCCAATGACCCTTCTTATGAAGGACACTTGGGGGAAGGGGAGGCCCTTGAAGAACATCAGTCATTGGAACAGATCCTTAACCCTAGCCGAGAGTGTGTCGACAAAGCACTTCAGCATGCTAGGCCGACTACCCTTACCCACCTTGTCTCCACCTACTTTGACCACAGTGAAAATACCTCCCATCTTTGCCTCATTCTCCACGACAGTGTCCGCCAGGCCCGCTTAACTTACCACAACCTTCATAACCTCCTCGATGTTCTCCCCCTAGATTCTGACCCCAACTCCCTCACCCAGTCTCAGTGCGATTGGGCATTTGACATCTTTCTAAAATTTGACCGCCTCGACAATCCCTTCCCCTGTCCAGACTCCCACAACTTCCGCGACATGCGCCATTGCTTTTCTCAGCTCAACGACCAACTCCATCGCCGCCTCTGCAAGTCCCGCTCTAGGGTCCGCCTCCTCCGCCGCGCCACCACTTGCTCCACCGTCTGCCTCATTGGTACTGCTGTTAATGTTTGCTTAACAGCCATGGCCATAGCTTCTCACGCTCTTATTGCCCTTGTTGCAGGCACCCTACTCCCCGCGGTCCTCCCCTCCAAGATAACTAAGAAGGAGATGGTCCATATGGCACAGCTTGATGCAGTAGCAAAGGGTACTTATGTCCTTCACAACGACCTTGACACAATTGATCGCCTGGTTGAGCGCCTGTATACAGCCGTTGAGGGTGACAAGTTTCTGATTCGACTCGGATTGGAGAGGGGCAACGACAGGCATCCCATCCATGAGATCGCAAAGCAGCTTCAGAAGAATCATCTCAATTTCCTTAGCCAGCTGATGGATCTTGAGGAGCACATATGCCTATGCTTTGCTGCAATCAACAGGGCTAGATCTCTCCTCCTTGAAGGGATCCATCTTCATAAATCTCATAATTGCAATTAA